The window GTCATTCGCGACTCCCTGTACTGCATCGAAAAACGAGCCCAGCACCGGCGTCAGCCCGGAGTTTTCATCCGCCAGCAGGTCATCCAGCCGACCGGCCATGGATGCCATGATGTCCAGATCATGGAAACTCGTGGTATTGGAGCGCAGCTCATCGGATATGAACTGGTTATAGCTGCGCTTGACGGTAATGACATCGACACCGTTGCCGATGTAGCCGGCCCCTGTGCCCTGCGGCAGCCTGGCCGCCAGCTCCACTCGCTGTCGGCTGTACCCCGGCGTGTTGACGTTGGCAACGTTGTGGCCGATCGTATCGAGCGCACGCTGATAGCTCAACAGCGCCGAACTTCCGATGTCTAGCAGGCCGCTTGCCATGACTTTCCCTCTTCCCTGAGTTACCCGGTCTGTCCGGATCAGCTGTCCGCAGCCGCACCGGAATCCGCGACCAGATCGTTACCCTGTTCGGGCACTATCCGCTCCATGATGGTCCGGATCTTTTCCGCGTAGTGCGGGTCCGTCGCATAGCCGGCGGACTCCAGTCCGTCCAGATAGGCGTTCGCATCACCAGCCTGCTGCAGCGCCTGGCGGTAACGCGGATTGCCGCGCAAGAACTCGACATAACCGGATATTGCCTCGTCCAGCGAGGCGTAGCTGCGGAATGCCGCACGTTTTTTAACGGCAACTCCGTCCTCGAACTCAAGGGTCTGGACGCTGACCTTGTCTCCACCCCACCCAGGATCCGCCTTAATTCCGAATAAATTGAATGTGTTACGACCATCAGGATGACGCATGGTTTTTTGCCCCCAGCCTGTCTCCAGCGCTGCCTGGGCAACGATCACAGCGGGGTCCAGACCCAGTGCCGCGGCACCGCGCCGGGCGTGCGGCAACAGTTCGCGGATGAATTCGTCCGGATTCTGTGGCCGCCAGTCAGCATCCGGGCCGGTCGCAACCTTACCCGTAGCGGCGCCCGTCATGTCGACCAGCGGCGCCGTCTGGCCCTGGAGGTCCAGCAGTGTCCGTCGTACCCCGTGCAGCGGAACCAGCGGGACTGACGCTGCCGCCGGCTCGTGCGCCGGCGGCGCAGCTGCCTGTTCCGTCCCACCCAGGCTCCGTACCAACATATCCGCAATGCCGAGACCACGCCCCTTGACCATCTCCAGGGCCAGTTGGCGATCGTAGATATCCCGATAGAATTGCGTCTGGTCGCTCTCGAACATGCCATCGCCCGGACTGGCATCACGCATGGCCTTAAGCATGGATTGAACGAAGAGGGCTTCGAATTGGCGCGCGGTTTCGCGCAGGGCCTCGGGAGACTGCTGGCCGGCCGCTGCCCGCAATCGAGCGAGACCGCTGAAGTCGGTGTAAACAGAAGCTCCGGACGTATCATTGATCATAGCCAGTCCCGCCGCCAGATGATCAGATCACCAGTAATTCCGCCCGCAACGCACCCGCCACCCTGAGTGCCTCCAGAATTGCCACCAGATCACCCGGCGCGGCTCCGACCTGATTGACCGCACGCACGATATCATTCAGCGTGACCCCGGGTTCGAACAGGAACATGCGGCTGCCATCTTCCGATACCGAGATATTCGTACGTGGAACCACCGTGGTGACGCCATCGGACAAAGGCGCTGGCTGGCTCACCTCGGGCTGCTCGGTGATGGTGACAGTAAGACTGCCATGCGAAACCGCAGCCGGCATGACCCGCACATGACTGCCGATCACGACCGTGCCGGTCCGGGAATTGATGATCACGCGTGCCGCGGCCTCTCCCGGTTCTACCGGCAGGTTTTCCAGCATCGAC of the Pseudomonadota bacterium genome contains:
- the flgJ gene encoding flagellar assembly peptidoglycan hydrolase FlgJ, whose protein sequence is MINDTSGASVYTDFSGLARLRAAAGQQSPEALRETARQFEALFVQSMLKAMRDASPGDGMFESDQTQFYRDIYDRQLALEMVKGRGLGIADMLVRSLGGTEQAAAPPAHEPAAASVPLVPLHGVRRTLLDLQGQTAPLVDMTGAATGKVATGPDADWRPQNPDEFIRELLPHARRGAAALGLDPAVIVAQAALETGWGQKTMRHPDGRNTFNLFGIKADPGWGGDKVSVQTLEFEDGVAVKKRAAFRSYASLDEAISGYVEFLRGNPRYRQALQQAGDANAYLDGLESAGYATDPHYAEKIRTIMERIVPEQGNDLVADSGAAADS